The following proteins are co-located in the Calliphora vicina chromosome 2, idCalVici1.1, whole genome shotgun sequence genome:
- the pdm2 gene encoding uncharacterized protein pdm2, producing MWPSGMDANLEVINNINSLDGQPLLLHKTVDTTAATAATAINKHNDNVNVQIKQELEDKEAAEIEDVYTPTPTTKEREKLLSDMELNTKCMQSGMSAVTKSLTQKQQKPDDTQRNERKEEAHTPKTYTTAIKTTKTKQKNNTVANIKQIQAHNTSPHQRKHHPHHHHHGLCYEEHLQTCTNLIIPQPFCQPHAPPTQTSLQQQQQQQQLNASSSFGEQLLFVRNFHERDRLIREHQLRQHILGSNNSTRSLGNYPLENITKTNTTASTKEAFVSGCFNADFNSRVSPATLPANNKLRHSETLENLDSFNRHQRSNSNNTIHLRNLSKDEDNNTKTDTNLSTTFSSNCTNWYGVVYNFRGHHNDSSIDTGKTTTGSASKSVSSLTSAAPRKEALKRYSLTSRKSDTLNDCIVSPARSDNEPENKDLRHMSKSPSPIRSLSGFSSYHEPQDDLEKYHTPSPTNLSNKRSRELDSEMENEVLNLARHTPKRLARSPSPITEKSPSFETENSLNPNSTNLMAALQNPLTPLLLQNQLGLAAAATSLQPEEMQQAFQLQLQGYMEMMRQMSPETFQNPAAAQFLLQNSLQAMLQLQALQQMKQQQQQQQAQEEVLRVKSPIHELNNYSTPLHKSPLRSPSLSPVSRHGSARLQTPNGSMQTPATSNQQTTPPNSANLPMSLSSAAMTPNTPGMPPAFPSNSLSQAAMTYSSTPQNCKGAGASTLSMTARTLDQSPEETTDLEELEQFAKTFKQRRIKLGFTQGDVGLAMGKLYGNDFSQTTISRFEALNLSFKNMCKLKPLLQKWLEDADNTVSKPGGIFNLTAMTSSALTTPENIMGRRRKKRTSIETNVRTTLERAFNINCKPTSEEINQLSEKLNMDKEVVRVWFCNRRQKEKRTNPSLDLDSPTGTPLSSHAFGYPPQSLNLTSGLEGSSLCGSSISSLSPHYNGKQE from the exons ATGTGGCCAAGTGGAATGGATGCCAACTTAGAAGTAATTAATAACATCAATTCTTTAGATGGCCAGCCATTGTTGTTACATAAAACTGTCGACACTACTGCTGCCACTGCTGCTACTGCTATTAATAAACACAATGACAACGTTAACGTTCAAATTAAGCAAGAGCTTGAGGACAAGGAGGCAGCAGAAATTGAAGATGTCTATACTCCTACTCCCACCACAAAAGAAAGAGAAAAATTACTCTCTGACATGGAATTGAATACGAAATGCATGCAGTCTGGCATGTCTGCTGTAACAAAGTCATTAACCCAGAAACAGCAAAAACCAGACGACACACAACGAAATGAACGAAAAGAAGAAGCCCATACTCCAAAAACTTATACAAcagcaataaaaacaacaaaaacaaaacaaaagaacaatACTGTTgcaaacataaaacaaatacaaGCACATAACACTTCGCCCCACCAAAGGAAGCATCAtccacatcatcatcatcatggtcTGTGCTATGAAGAACATCTACAAACTTGTACAAATCTCATAATACCCCAACCGTTTTGCCAGCCACATGCACCTCCAACTCAAACTtcactacaacaacaacaacagcaacagcaacttAATGCTTCATCATCCTTTGGAGAACAGTTATTATTTGTGCGTAATTTTCATGAGAGAGATCGTCTAATACGAGAGCACCAATTAAGACAACATATCCTTGGCAGTAACAACAGCACAAGGAGTCTCGGCAATTATCCTTTGGAAAATATAACTAAAACTAATACAACTGCTTCCACTAAAGAAGCATTTGTTAGTGGGTGTTTTAATGCTGATTTCAATTCACGTGTTTCTCCAGCAACATTGCCAGCCAACAACAAATTGCGCCATTCAGAGACACTGGAAAACCTGGACAGTTTTAATAGACACCAACGCTCTAACAGCAACAATACCAtacatttaagaaatttatccAAGGATGAagacaacaatacaaaaacagaTACCAACCTCAGCACCACATTTAGTAGTAATTGTACTAATTGGTATGGCGTTGTCTACAATTTCAGAGGCCATCATAATGATAGTTCTATTGACACCGGCAAAACTACTACTGGCTCTGCCTCGAAATCAGTTTCTTCGTTAACGTCTGCTGCCCCGAGGAAGGAAGCGTTAAAGCGTTATTCTTTGACTTCAAGGAAGTCAGATACTTTAAATGATTGCATTGTTTCGCCAGCTCGAAGTGACAATGAGCCGGAGAATAAAG ATCTGAGACACATGTCAAAATCACCTTCACCCATACGCTCATTATCAG GCTTTTCTTCTTACCACGAGCCACAAGATGATCTTGAGAAATATCACACTCCCTCACCCACCAATTTGAGCAACAAACGCTCTCGTGAATTGGATTCTGAAATGGAAAATGAAGTTCTTAATTTAGCCCGCCATACACCCAAACGTTTGGCTAGATCTCCTTCACCAATCACTGAGAAATCTCCCAGCTTTGAAACTGAAAATTCCTTAAACCCCAATTCCACTAATCTAATGGCAGCTTTGCAAAATCCTTTGACACCTTTGCTGCTACAAAACCAATTGGGTTTGGCTGCTGCGGCTACATCTTTGCAGCCTGAAGAAATGCAACAGGCCTTCCAATTGCAGCTGCAAGGCTATATGGAAATGATGCGTCAAATGTCTCCGGAAACTTTCCAAAATCCTGCAGCTGCTCAATTTCTATTGCAGAATTCCCTACAAGCTATGCTGCAGTTGCAGGCTTTGCAGCAAAtgaaacaacagcagcagcaacaacaagctCAAGAGGAAGTTTTACGTGTTAAGAGTCCCATACATGAATTGAACAACTATTCGACTCCTCTCCACAAATCACCCTTAAGAAGTCCCTCTTTGAGTCCAGTTTCCAGACATGGCAGTGCCCGTTTACAGACGCCCAATGGTTCTATGCAAACACCAGCCACTTCCAACCAACAAACCACTCCACCAAATTCTGCTAATTTACCCATGAGTCTTAGCAGTGCCGCCATGACTCCAAACACTCCCGGCATGCCACCAGCTTTTCCCTCCAACTCTCTTTCTCAAGCAGCAATGACTTACTCCAGCACTCCCCAAAACTGTAAGGGCGCTGGTGCTAGTACTCTCTCTATGACAGCACGCACTCTAGATCAATCACCCGAGGAAACCACCGATTTAGAAGAACTCGAACAGTTTGCCAAGACATTCAAGCAAAGACGCATTAAATTGGGTTTCACTCAAGGAGATGTGGGTCTAGCCATGGGCAAATTATATGGCAATGACTTCTCACAAACCACCATATCGCGTTTTGAGGCCTTGAACTTGAGTTTCAAGAATATGTGCAAATTGAAGCCTTTGCTACAAAAATGGCTGGAAGATGCTGACAACACTGTGTCGAAACCAGGTGGAATTTTCAACCTCACCGCCATGACTTCTTCCGCCCTTACCACTCCCGAAAATATTATGGGTAGACGCCGTAAGAAGCGTACATCGATTGAAACCAATGTCAGAACTACCTTGGAAAGAGCTTTCAATATTAACTGCAAGCCCACATCAGAGGAAATTAATCAACTGTCCGAAAAATTAAACATGGATAAGGAAGTGGTGAGAGTTTGGTTCTGCAACAGAAGACAAAAGGAGAAGAGAACTAATCCTTCCCTAGATCTTGACAGTCCCACTGGCACTCCTCTAAGCAGTCATGCTTTCGGTTATCCTCCTCAGTCGCTTAATCTTACCTCTGGTCTTGAAGGTTCCTCTTTGTGTGGCAGCTCTATTAGTTCTCTCTCCCCTCATTACAACGGCAAGCAGGAATGA